The Sorangiineae bacterium MSr11367 genome window below encodes:
- a CDS encoding transaldolase produces the protein MAIFIDSSDPKEIQELYGWGVLSGVTTNPLIIAREAPDADLGERIREVLKVSWGDVSVELTTETEREQLEEALVYHAWDRERICIKVPMSEHGLRVVHALTKKGIKTNVTCMMAMNQAYLAALAGATYVSIFSGRVKDLGYDVRPVISSTRTILEREGLPAKIIVGSMRSMFDINEALEAGAHIPTITPPLLRKMVHHPRTESTIEEFNNAWRNRGSKK, from the coding sequence ATGGCCATTTTCATCGACAGCTCGGACCCCAAGGAAATCCAGGAACTCTATGGCTGGGGTGTGCTGTCAGGCGTCACCACCAATCCGCTCATCATCGCGCGTGAAGCGCCCGATGCCGATCTCGGCGAGCGCATTCGCGAAGTTCTCAAGGTGAGCTGGGGCGACGTCTCCGTCGAGCTCACGACCGAGACCGAGCGCGAGCAGCTCGAAGAGGCCCTCGTCTACCACGCGTGGGATCGCGAGCGAATCTGTATCAAGGTGCCCATGAGCGAGCACGGCCTGCGGGTCGTTCATGCGCTCACCAAGAAGGGCATCAAGACCAACGTGACGTGCATGATGGCCATGAACCAGGCGTACCTCGCCGCGCTGGCGGGGGCCACGTACGTGAGCATCTTCTCCGGCCGCGTGAAAGACCTGGGCTACGACGTTCGCCCGGTCATTTCCTCGACGCGCACCATCTTGGAGCGCGAGGGCCTGCCGGCCAAGATCATCGTGGGCTCCATGCGCTCCATGTTCGACATCAACGAGGCGCTGGAGGCGGGTGCGCACATCCCGACGATCACTCCGCCGCTTCTGCGCAAGATGGTCCACCATCCCCGCACCGAATCCACCATCGAGGAGTTCAACAATGCGTGGCGCAACCGCGGAAGCAAGAAGTAG
- a CDS encoding sugar kinase has product MIVSRAPVRFSLGGGGSDLPSYASQHGGFLVAAAIDKHIFVAINSRFYDTIRLAYSHTEIVDRVDQIQHRLFREALRFTGISRGVELVSIADLPANSGLGSSSSFTVALLNALHAYKGEFVSSEQLAREACHIEMDILKEPIGKQDQYISAYGGVTAFTFEKDGAVHVERLPVKLEVLDELERNLLVFYSGVERAASDVLVQQREVIKKNEDSAVQRMHRIKELGYETKRLLLEGDVDRYGDLLHEHWTNKRKLAAKMTDPTIDEHYEAARKAGALGGKLIGAGGGGFFMFYARPGDRRAVSDALVRRGLKPLRFRFDFDGARIVANFHRS; this is encoded by the coding sequence ATGATTGTTTCGCGTGCGCCGGTTCGTTTTTCCCTTGGCGGCGGGGGATCCGATCTTCCCAGCTACGCGTCGCAGCACGGTGGCTTCCTCGTGGCCGCGGCCATCGACAAGCACATCTTCGTCGCCATCAATAGCCGCTTTTACGACACCATCCGTCTCGCGTATTCGCACACTGAAATCGTCGACCGCGTCGATCAGATCCAGCATCGCTTGTTCCGCGAGGCCCTTCGCTTCACCGGCATTTCGCGCGGGGTGGAGCTCGTGAGCATCGCCGACTTGCCCGCCAACTCCGGCCTCGGCTCCTCCAGCTCCTTCACCGTGGCCCTGCTCAACGCGCTCCACGCGTACAAAGGCGAATTCGTCTCCAGCGAACAATTGGCCCGCGAGGCGTGCCACATCGAGATGGATATCCTCAAGGAGCCCATCGGGAAGCAGGATCAGTACATCTCCGCGTACGGCGGGGTGACCGCCTTCACCTTCGAGAAGGACGGCGCCGTGCACGTGGAGCGGCTGCCGGTGAAGCTCGAGGTGCTCGACGAGCTCGAACGCAACCTGCTCGTCTTTTACTCGGGTGTGGAGCGCGCGGCGTCCGACGTGCTCGTGCAGCAGCGCGAGGTCATCAAGAAGAACGAGGACAGCGCCGTCCAACGCATGCACCGCATCAAGGAGCTCGGCTACGAGACCAAGCGCCTGCTGCTCGAGGGCGACGTGGATCGCTACGGCGACCTGCTCCACGAGCATTGGACGAACAAGCGCAAACTCGCCGCCAAAATGACCGATCCGACGATCGACGAACATTACGAGGCCGCGCGCAAAGCCGGTGCTCTGGGCGGAAAGCTCATTGGCGCGGGCGGCGGTGGCTTCTTCATGTTTTACGCGCGGCCGGGCGATCGCCGGGCCGTCTCCGACGCGCTGGTTCGCCGCGGCCTCAAACCGCTCCGCTTTCGTTTCGATTTCGACGGCGCGCGCATCGTTGCGAACTTCCACCGCTCGTGA
- a CDS encoding methyltransferase domain-containing protein → MASDNKVPKYVVEEVNYALTDAIGRPRTVLDVGCGIGTNGKVARDHGAHVVGIEIVPESAARAREVLDEVYSVNIETDEVLDALKGRKFDLILFADVLEHTVNPLAVLARLSNLLEDGGHVIVSLPNVAAWTVRLGLLAGNFTYEPSGILDDSHLRFFTRETAMRLVEESGLEIMRVDLNPMLVRAAKPLIRKQLLEKQSNGEVDPLALSKSSLYQAYMQFVRPVEGLVAKSAPGLLAFQCVIVARKPPRTKKLSLTVGMLTLNEEESVEKMIDEIRDVAPDAEILLVDGSSDRTPELAAAKGARVIRQLPPRGHGPAMELLMYEAAKQSDALIYLDCDFTYPTQMIPRIRGLLEQGADVVNASRTYHYPKAMPVPNFLANRFFAATAYAVHGVPTTDVHSGMRGYRSSVIRAFDFDGSGDALPLDTLILPAKSNYNIVEVPIDYNERVGVSKLAKLRGTAWTFIRIATAVGKGERVQSGRRYRHVAG, encoded by the coding sequence ATGGCCAGTGACAACAAAGTCCCCAAGTACGTCGTCGAAGAGGTCAACTACGCCCTGACGGACGCCATCGGCCGCCCGCGGACGGTGCTCGACGTGGGGTGCGGCATTGGCACCAACGGCAAGGTCGCACGCGATCATGGGGCCCACGTCGTGGGCATCGAGATCGTGCCCGAGTCGGCCGCCCGCGCGCGGGAAGTGCTCGACGAGGTCTATTCGGTCAACATCGAGACCGACGAGGTGCTCGACGCGCTGAAGGGCCGCAAGTTCGATTTGATTCTCTTCGCGGACGTGCTCGAGCACACCGTGAATCCGCTCGCCGTGCTGGCGCGCCTGTCCAACCTGCTCGAGGACGGCGGGCACGTCATCGTGTCGCTTCCCAACGTGGCCGCGTGGACAGTGCGCCTCGGTTTGCTCGCGGGCAACTTCACCTACGAGCCGAGCGGCATCCTCGACGACAGCCATCTGCGCTTCTTCACGCGCGAAACGGCCATGCGCCTCGTCGAAGAATCCGGCCTCGAGATCATGCGGGTGGATCTCAACCCGATGCTCGTGCGCGCGGCCAAGCCGCTCATTCGCAAGCAGCTGCTCGAGAAGCAATCCAACGGCGAGGTCGACCCGCTCGCGCTGAGCAAGTCGTCCCTTTACCAGGCGTACATGCAGTTCGTGCGTCCGGTCGAAGGGCTGGTCGCCAAGAGCGCGCCGGGCCTTCTCGCCTTCCAGTGTGTCATCGTGGCACGCAAGCCACCGCGCACGAAGAAGCTCTCGCTCACCGTCGGCATGCTCACGCTCAACGAAGAGGAGAGCGTCGAGAAGATGATCGACGAGATCCGCGACGTGGCCCCCGACGCGGAGATCTTGCTCGTGGACGGTTCGAGCGACCGCACGCCCGAGCTGGCCGCGGCCAAGGGCGCACGCGTCATCCGGCAGCTTCCACCGCGGGGCCATGGCCCCGCCATGGAGCTGCTGATGTACGAGGCGGCGAAGCAGAGCGACGCGCTCATCTACCTCGACTGCGACTTCACCTACCCCACGCAGATGATCCCGCGCATTCGCGGCCTGCTCGAGCAGGGCGCGGACGTGGTGAATGCGAGCCGCACGTACCACTACCCCAAGGCGATGCCGGTGCCGAACTTCCTCGCAAACCGCTTCTTCGCCGCCACGGCGTACGCGGTCCACGGCGTCCCCACGACGGACGTGCACAGCGGCATGCGCGGCTATCGCTCGTCGGTGATCCGCGCGTTCGATTTCGACGGCTCGGGCGATGCCCTCCCGCTGGACACGCTCATTCTGCCGGCCAAATCGAACTACAACATCGTCGAAGTGCCCATCGACTACAACGAGCGCGTGGGCGTCTCCAAGCTGGCCAAGCTTCGCGGCACGGCGTGGACCTTCATCCGCATCGCCACCGCCGTGGGCAAGGGCGAGCGCGTGCAGAGCGGACGCCGCTACCGCCACGTCGCGGGCTGA
- a CDS encoding HAD-IIIA family hydrolase, which yields MGVGKVNLRRGVILDRDGTLIDVVRDEETGAITTAFHPSHLRLLAGVEEGLRLLHDAGYVLAIATNQPGPAKGHFGRAAVERTNDALVTMLADRGIPIAKVATCMHHPDGGAGGDASLVGPCPCRKPKPGLLLDLMQELALDPAQSWMLGDTSSDVEAGHAAGLRAGLIFAPNRCELCPLRPPHGMTASTRRPPDLAGATVRDLALKIANTP from the coding sequence ATGGGAGTCGGTAAAGTAAACCTCCGTCGCGGCGTCATCCTCGACCGCGATGGCACCTTGATCGACGTCGTCCGCGACGAAGAAACCGGCGCCATCACCACCGCCTTCCACCCGAGCCACCTGCGTCTGCTCGCCGGCGTGGAAGAGGGATTGCGCCTTCTGCACGACGCGGGCTACGTCCTCGCCATCGCCACGAACCAGCCTGGCCCCGCCAAGGGCCACTTCGGGCGCGCCGCCGTGGAGCGAACGAACGATGCGCTGGTGACGATGCTCGCCGATCGGGGCATCCCGATCGCCAAGGTTGCAACCTGCATGCATCACCCCGACGGGGGCGCGGGGGGCGATGCCTCGCTGGTCGGCCCATGCCCGTGCCGTAAGCCGAAACCGGGGCTTCTGCTCGATTTGATGCAGGAGCTCGCCCTGGATCCGGCGCAGTCCTGGATGCTCGGCGACACCTCCTCCGACGTGGAGGCCGGCCACGCCGCAGGACTCCGCGCAGGGCTCATTTTCGCGCCGAATCGCTGCGAGCTTTGCCCCTTGCGGCCGCCGCACGGCATGACCGCGTCCACGCGGCGCCCCCCCGATTTAGCGGGGGCGACCGTACGCGACCTGGCGTTGAAGATTGCAAATACGCCGTAA
- a CDS encoding SIS domain-containing protein, with protein MKTFTESFLDESIELIRKLDTASIEALAEGLAGVRAAGGRLFILGVGGSAGHAGHAVNDFRKICGLESYAPTDNVSELTARVNDEGWDTSFSEWLKVSRLNERDGVLVFSVGGGNRVKNVSVNLVRSLELARERGSKIFGIVGRDGGYTKEVADVCVLIPTVASERITPHTEGFCAVVWHLLVSHPKLQAQTTKWESVK; from the coding sequence ATGAAGACATTCACCGAATCGTTTCTCGACGAGAGCATCGAGCTCATTCGCAAGTTGGACACCGCGAGCATCGAGGCTCTGGCCGAAGGCCTGGCCGGCGTACGCGCCGCCGGTGGCCGCCTCTTCATCCTGGGCGTGGGCGGCTCCGCGGGCCACGCAGGCCACGCGGTGAACGACTTTCGCAAGATCTGCGGCCTCGAGTCGTACGCCCCCACCGACAACGTGTCGGAACTCACCGCGCGCGTGAACGACGAGGGCTGGGACACCAGCTTCTCCGAGTGGCTCAAAGTCTCCCGCTTGAACGAGCGTGACGGCGTGCTGGTCTTCTCCGTGGGCGGCGGAAACCGCGTGAAGAACGTCTCCGTGAACTTGGTGCGCTCCCTCGAGCTCGCGCGCGAACGCGGGTCGAAGATCTTCGGCATCGTCGGCCGAGACGGCGGGTACACGAAGGAAGTCGCCGACGTCTGCGTGCTCATCCCCACCGTCGCGAGCGAGCGCATCACCCCGCATACGGAGGGTTTTTGCGCCGTCGTCTGGCACTTGCTGGTGAGCCATCCCAAGCTTCAAGCGCAGACCACGAAATGGGAGTCGGTAAAGTAA